From one Bos javanicus breed banteng chromosome 15, ARS-OSU_banteng_1.0, whole genome shotgun sequence genomic stretch:
- the LOC133261190 gene encoding COMM domain-containing protein 8-like, protein MDPEEGTPLWRLQKLPTEQGLQLLHKIIDGTCGRTYPLYQDYHRVWDSAEWMHVLEDITTFFRAVVGKNLSDEEIPQQLNQLNSSHQEAIMKCLKSRKDEIKQTLLEETVDISSAQLQNFDWQLKLALPSDKIAILQMPLLNIHLDVKENGEVKPYSVEMSKEELKI, encoded by the coding sequence ATGGACCCGGAAGAAGGGACACCCTTGTGGCGGCTGCAGAAGCTTCCCACAGAGCAGGGCCTGCAGCTTCTTCACAAAATAATTGATGGCACTTGTGGCCGAACTTATCCTCTCTACCAGGATTATCACAGGGTTTGGGATTCAGCAGAATGGATGCATGTTCTAGAAGACATTACCACCTTTTTCAGAGCTGTAGTTGGTAAAAATTTATCTGACGAAGAGATACCTCAGCAGTTGAATCAGCTGAATTCATCTCATCAAGAAGCTATCATGAAATGCTTAAAAAGTAGGAAAGATGAAATCAAGCAGACTCTGTTGGAAGAAACAGTTGATATTTCCTCTGCACAGCTACAGAATTTTGATTGGCAGTTAAAGCTTGCACTTCCTAGTGACAAGATTGCTATATTACAAATGCCACTTTTAAACATTCATCTAGATGTAAAAGAAAATGGTGAAGTCAAGCCATATTCTGTTGAAATGAGTAAAGAAGAGCTGAAAATCTAA